A stretch of the Streptococcus suis genome encodes the following:
- a CDS encoding amino acid ABC transporter permease → MNFSFLPDYWAYFNYGVLVTLIIAVFVVAFGSILGVLLAFAQRSKYKLLVWFANIYVWIFRGTPMVVQIMIGFTMTHLVAPTFQLGILSVDLSRLIPGMVILSMNSGAYVSETVRAGINAVPKGQLEAAYSLGIRPYQAMRYVIMPQAIKNILPALGNEFVTIVKDSSLLSTIGVVELWNGATTVSASTYITTEPLLFAAFYYLIVTSVLTLGVQYFEKKLNKG, encoded by the coding sequence ATGAATTTTTCTTTTTTGCCTGATTATTGGGCTTATTTTAATTATGGTGTATTAGTTACCCTTATTATCGCTGTATTTGTTGTTGCCTTTGGTAGTATTTTGGGTGTTTTATTAGCTTTTGCACAACGGAGTAAATATAAATTACTTGTCTGGTTTGCTAATATTTATGTGTGGATTTTCCGTGGGACTCCTATGGTTGTACAGATTATGATTGGTTTTACCATGACTCATTTAGTTGCTCCAACTTTTCAGTTAGGTATTTTATCAGTCGATTTGTCTCGCCTGATTCCAGGGATGGTTATTTTATCGATGAACTCGGGGGCTTATGTATCCGAAACAGTACGTGCGGGGATTAATGCTGTTCCGAAGGGACAATTGGAAGCAGCCTACTCACTTGGTATCCGTCCTTATCAAGCGATGCGCTATGTCATCATGCCTCAAGCTATCAAGAATATCCTACCTGCCTTGGGGAATGAATTTGTAACAATTGTAAAAGATAGTTCCCTTTTATCAACAATCGGCGTTGTTGAGTTGTGGAATGGAGCGACTACGGTCTCTGCGTCAACTTACATTACAACGGAGCCTTTGTTATTTGCAGCCTTCTATTATTTGATTGTGACAAGTGTGTTAACGTTGGGCGTCCAATACTTTGAGAAAAAATTGAATAAGGGGTGA
- a CDS encoding DUF1797 family protein, protein MESHLVRIINRLEAMASDGGTLKRNFERDGVVVAEVAYSYDEENGSVFTLRDVAARETYTFDSIDLIAMEIYELLY, encoded by the coding sequence ATGGAATCACATTTGGTGAGAATTATCAATCGTCTTGAAGCCATGGCCAGTGATGGTGGTACCTTGAAACGTAATTTTGAACGTGATGGTGTTGTCGTTGCAGAAGTTGCCTACAGCTATGACGAAGAAAATGGTTCAGTATTTACCCTACGTGATGTTGCTGCTCGTGAGACATATACGTTTGACAGCATTGACTTGATTGCAATGGAAATTTACGAATTGTTGTACTAA
- a CDS encoding ATP-dependent Clp protease ATP-binding subunit — translation MLCTNCKINDATIHLYTNMNGKQQKVDLCHNCYQIMKTDPNNAILRGLGENLTNPNNMDPFSEFFNHLGGYPGNTPAGKNRDQTPPTQAGGGNGGGRFNQPNAGQTQTVPQPNGLLEEFGINVTEIARRGDIDPVIGRDQEITRVIEILNRRTKNNPVLIGEPGVGKTAVVEGLAQKIVDGDVPHKLQNKEVIRLDVVSLVQGTGIRGQFEERMQKLMEEIRNRREVILFIDEIHEIVGAGSAGDGNMDAGNILKPALARGEMQLVGATTLNEYRIIEKDAALERRMQPVKVDEPSVEETITILKGIQNKYQDYHHVKYSPEAIEAAAVLSNRYIQDRFLPDKAIDLLDEAGSKMNLTLNFVDPKEIDQRLIDAENRKEQATRNEDYEKAAYYRDQIAKYKEMQKATISEEDIPLITEKEIEAIIEQKTNIPVGELKEKEQSQLIHLASDLKAHVIGQDDAVDKIAKAIRRNRVGLGAPNRPIGSFLFVGPTGVGKTELSKQLAIELFGSADSMIRFDMSEYMEKHAVAKLVGAPPGYVGYEEAGQLTEKVRRNPYSLILLDEVEKAHPDVMHMFLQVLDDGRLTDGQGRTVSFKDTIIIMTSNAGTGKVEASVGFGAAMEGRTQSVLGQLGNFFTPEFMNRFDGIIEFQPLTKEHLLQIVSLMLEDVNRRLSTNGIRLHVTDKVKEKLVDLGYDPKMGARPLRRTIQDQIEDAITDFYLENPNEKDLRAVMTNKGTIQIKAQPPKEK, via the coding sequence ATGCTCTGTACAAACTGTAAAATAAATGATGCCACCATTCATCTCTATACAAATATGAATGGAAAACAACAGAAAGTTGACCTTTGCCATAATTGTTATCAAATTATGAAAACGGATCCAAATAATGCTATCTTACGTGGCTTAGGGGAGAACTTAACTAATCCAAACAATATGGATCCCTTTAGTGAATTTTTCAATCATTTAGGTGGTTACCCTGGTAATACCCCAGCTGGTAAGAATCGAGATCAAACACCTCCTACTCAAGCAGGCGGTGGCAACGGTGGTGGTCGATTCAATCAACCAAATGCGGGTCAAACCCAAACAGTCCCACAACCAAATGGATTGCTGGAAGAATTTGGGATTAATGTTACTGAGATTGCACGACGTGGAGATATTGACCCCGTTATTGGACGCGATCAAGAAATCACTCGGGTGATTGAAATTTTGAACCGTCGCACCAAAAACAACCCCGTTCTTATCGGTGAGCCCGGTGTTGGTAAAACTGCAGTCGTTGAAGGACTAGCACAAAAAATTGTAGACGGGGACGTTCCACATAAACTTCAAAACAAAGAAGTCATTCGATTAGACGTTGTCAGCCTTGTTCAAGGAACAGGAATCCGAGGTCAATTTGAAGAACGCATGCAAAAACTCATGGAAGAAATTCGGAACCGACGTGAAGTTATTCTCTTCATTGATGAAATTCATGAGATTGTCGGAGCTGGTTCTGCAGGAGATGGAAACATGGATGCCGGCAATATTCTAAAACCCGCCCTCGCTCGTGGTGAAATGCAACTGGTCGGTGCTACTACTTTAAATGAATACCGCATTATAGAAAAAGATGCAGCTCTTGAACGTCGGATGCAACCTGTAAAAGTTGACGAACCAAGTGTTGAAGAAACAATCACTATCTTAAAAGGTATTCAGAATAAATACCAAGACTACCACCATGTAAAATATTCCCCTGAGGCAATTGAAGCTGCGGCCGTATTATCCAACCGCTATATTCAAGACCGATTCTTACCTGACAAAGCGATTGATTTGCTAGACGAAGCTGGATCAAAAATGAACTTAACCTTGAACTTCGTGGATCCTAAAGAAATTGACCAACGGTTAATTGATGCCGAAAATCGTAAAGAACAAGCAACTCGTAATGAAGATTACGAAAAAGCTGCCTATTATCGTGACCAAATTGCAAAATATAAAGAAATGCAAAAGGCAACGATTAGTGAGGAGGATATTCCTCTCATTACCGAAAAAGAAATCGAAGCCATCATTGAACAAAAAACAAATATCCCTGTTGGCGAGCTGAAAGAAAAAGAACAGTCTCAATTGATACATTTGGCAAGTGATCTCAAAGCGCATGTCATTGGACAAGACGATGCTGTTGATAAAATTGCAAAAGCAATCCGTCGCAATCGTGTAGGACTTGGAGCACCAAATCGTCCAATTGGTTCCTTCTTATTCGTAGGACCTACTGGCGTCGGTAAAACAGAATTATCAAAACAATTAGCCATTGAGCTCTTCGGTTCAGCGGACAGCATGATTCGATTTGATATGTCTGAATATATGGAAAAACACGCAGTTGCAAAACTAGTCGGTGCCCCTCCTGGATATGTGGGGTATGAAGAAGCTGGCCAACTAACAGAAAAAGTCCGTCGCAATCCATACTCACTCATTCTCCTTGATGAAGTTGAAAAGGCGCATCCAGATGTGATGCACATGTTCCTACAAGTTCTTGATGACGGTCGACTGACAGATGGACAAGGGCGAACAGTCAGCTTCAAAGATACCATTATCATTATGACTTCAAATGCTGGTACAGGTAAGGTTGAGGCCAGCGTGGGATTTGGAGCCGCTATGGAAGGTCGTACACAATCTGTTCTTGGCCAACTCGGTAATTTCTTCACTCCCGAATTCATGAACCGCTTCGATGGAATTATTGAATTCCAACCACTTACAAAAGAACATCTGCTCCAAATTGTCAGTCTCATGTTGGAAGACGTCAACCGTCGCTTATCTACAAACGGTATTCGACTACATGTGACCGATAAAGTAAAGGAAAAATTAGTTGATCTTGGTTACGATCCTAAAATGGGTGCACGTCCCCTTCGCAGGACCATTCAAGACCAAATTGAAGATGCCATTACCGATTTCTATTTAGAGAATCCTAATGAGAAAGATTTACGAGCTGTCATGACCAATAAAGGCACCATCCAAATCAAAGCTCAACCGCCAAAAGAAAAATAA
- a CDS encoding NUDIX domain-containing protein, with protein MSNAIFGEKKNGVHYTNRYGVYAVIPDEKLEKIVLVQAPNGAWFLPGGEIEEGENHLSALERELIEELGFTAKIGQYFGQAAEYFYSSHRDTHFYNPAYIYQVTSYKQVGAPLEDFNHIAWFPIEEAINKLKRGSHKWGIEQWKKLELAQKRLDK; from the coding sequence ATGTCAAATGCAATTTTCGGTGAAAAAAAGAATGGTGTACACTACACCAATCGTTATGGAGTCTATGCTGTTATTCCTGATGAGAAATTAGAGAAAATTGTATTGGTTCAAGCTCCTAATGGAGCCTGGTTCCTCCCAGGTGGAGAGATTGAGGAAGGGGAAAATCACCTATCAGCCCTAGAAAGAGAATTAATTGAAGAATTAGGCTTCACCGCTAAAATCGGACAATATTTTGGTCAAGCGGCTGAGTATTTTTATTCCAGCCATCGTGATACTCATTTTTACAACCCAGCTTATATCTATCAAGTTACCAGTTACAAACAAGTTGGGGCACCATTAGAAGACTTTAATCATATTGCTTGGTTTCCTATTGAAGAGGCTATTAACAAACTGAAACGTGGTAGCCACAAATGGGGAATTGAACAATGGAAAAAGCTAGAATTAGCTCAAAAAAGACTGGATAAATAA
- a CDS encoding DUF1827 family protein, protein MKIINTTNSHSQLVQNQLANTDAFLVETYSAGNTDVLFTQAPRHYELLIRNKYRAIQPAEVNKIRDYFLRRKVDERIINKAAIQTIHTDRLIEMSIPIITED, encoded by the coding sequence ATGAAAATTATCAATACGACGAATAGTCATTCTCAATTAGTGCAAAATCAACTAGCCAATACCGATGCTTTCCTAGTAGAAACCTATTCTGCAGGAAACACCGATGTCCTTTTTACACAAGCTCCACGACATTACGAGCTCCTTATTAGAAATAAATACCGTGCCATCCAACCAGCAGAAGTCAATAAAATTCGCGATTATTTTCTACGTCGGAAAGTTGATGAACGGATAATAAATAAGGCAGCCATTCAAACGATTCATACTGACCGCCTAATTGAAATGTCTATCCCTATTATTACTGAAGATTAA
- a CDS encoding isoleucine--tRNA ligase, with product MKLKETLNLGKTAFPMRAGLPTREPEWQKAWDEANLYVRRQELNEGKPSFHLHDGPPYANGNIHVGHALNKVSKDIIVRSKSMSGFRAPYVPGWDTHGLPIEQVLAKQGVKRKEMDLVEYLEMCRDYALSQVDKQRDDFKRLGVSADWENPYITLTKDYEATQIRVFGAMADKGYIYRGAKPVYWSWSSESALAEAEIEYHDIDSTSLYYANKVKDGKGVLDSDSYIVVWTTTPFTVTASRGLTMGADIDYVLVQPEGSDRKYVLAEALVDSLAAKFGWQSFEVISKHKGAEFEYIVTEHPWDIEVDELVILGDHVTTDSGTGIVHTAPGFGEDDYNVGIKYNLEVAVTVNERGLMMENAGPDFEGQFYDKVVPTVKEKLGDLLLASEVISHSYPFDWRTKKPIIWRAVPQWFASVSKFRQEILDQIEATNFIPGWGKTRLYNMIRDRGDWVISRQRAWGVPLPIFYAEDGTAIMSKEVTDHVAALFEEHGSIIWWKSEAKDLLPAGFTHPGSPNGEFTKETDIMDVWFDSGSSWNGVMNARENLAYPADLYLEGSDQYRGWFNSSLITSVAVNGNAPYKAVLSQGFVLDGKGLKMSKSLGNTILPSDVEKQFGAEILRLWVTSVDTSNDVRVSMEILGQVSETYRKIRNTLRFLIANTSDFNPASDAVAYDELRSVDQYLLVKFNKLVAQIRDAYDSYDFMAIYKSVVNFVTLDLSAFYLDFAKDVVYIDGAKSLSRRQMQTVFYDILVKITKLLTPILPHTAEEIWSYLEYEPEEFVQLAEMPEVETFANDAQLLADWEKVMVFRTQAQKALEEARNAKVIGKSLEAHLTAYVSAETKSFLEGLNADLAQLLIVSDLTVTTEAAPASAVEVDDLAFTVARATGEVCDRCRRIDTSVVERSYGATICDHCASVVEENFAEAVAQGFEA from the coding sequence ATGAAACTAAAAGAAACCCTCAATTTGGGTAAAACAGCCTTTCCTATGCGCGCAGGTTTGCCAACACGCGAACCTGAATGGCAAAAAGCTTGGGATGAAGCAAACTTGTATGTGCGACGTCAAGAACTGAACGAAGGAAAACCGTCCTTCCACCTACACGATGGTCCTCCCTACGCAAACGGAAATATCCACGTTGGGCATGCCTTAAATAAAGTTTCTAAAGATATCATTGTCCGTTCTAAATCGATGTCTGGTTTCCGAGCTCCTTACGTACCAGGTTGGGATACTCATGGTCTTCCAATTGAGCAAGTCTTGGCAAAACAAGGTGTTAAACGGAAAGAGATGGACTTGGTTGAATACCTTGAAATGTGTCGTGATTATGCCTTAAGTCAGGTAGATAAGCAACGTGATGACTTCAAGCGTCTTGGTGTCTCTGCTGATTGGGAAAATCCATACATCACCTTGACGAAAGACTACGAAGCAACTCAAATCCGTGTCTTCGGTGCTATGGCAGACAAGGGCTATATCTACCGCGGTGCTAAGCCTGTCTACTGGTCATGGTCATCTGAATCTGCCCTTGCTGAAGCAGAAATCGAATACCATGACATTGATTCAACATCCCTTTACTATGCTAACAAGGTCAAAGATGGCAAGGGGGTGTTAGATTCAGATAGCTATATCGTTGTTTGGACAACTACACCATTTACTGTTACAGCTTCACGTGGATTGACAATGGGTGCAGATATTGATTATGTACTTGTTCAGCCAGAAGGTTCTGACCGTAAGTATGTATTGGCAGAAGCCTTGGTTGATAGTTTGGCAGCCAAATTTGGTTGGCAATCCTTCGAAGTGATTTCAAAACACAAGGGTGCTGAGTTTGAATATATTGTCACAGAGCACCCATGGGATATTGAAGTGGATGAATTGGTCATCTTGGGTGATCATGTAACGACAGATTCAGGTACTGGTATTGTCCATACGGCTCCTGGTTTTGGTGAAGATGACTATAATGTCGGAATCAAATACAATTTAGAGGTGGCCGTAACTGTCAACGAACGTGGCTTGATGATGGAAAATGCTGGTCCTGATTTTGAAGGGCAATTCTATGACAAGGTTGTTCCAACTGTAAAAGAAAAACTAGGGGACTTGCTTCTTGCTAGTGAAGTGATTAGTCACTCTTATCCATTTGACTGGCGGACCAAGAAACCAATTATCTGGCGTGCAGTGCCACAGTGGTTTGCTTCTGTTTCTAAATTCCGTCAAGAAATTTTAGATCAAATCGAAGCAACAAACTTCATTCCAGGTTGGGGTAAAACACGTCTCTACAATATGATCCGTGACCGTGGTGACTGGGTCATCTCACGTCAGCGAGCTTGGGGTGTACCACTTCCTATCTTCTATGCAGAAGATGGTACAGCGATCATGTCTAAGGAAGTGACGGACCACGTTGCAGCTCTCTTTGAAGAGCATGGTTCAATCATCTGGTGGAAATCAGAAGCTAAAGACCTTCTTCCAGCTGGATTTACTCATCCAGGTTCACCAAATGGCGAATTTACCAAAGAAACAGATATCATGGACGTATGGTTTGATTCTGGTTCATCTTGGAATGGTGTCATGAACGCTCGTGAAAACCTTGCCTATCCAGCAGACCTTTATCTTGAAGGATCTGACCAATACCGTGGCTGGTTTAACTCTTCCTTAATCACCTCTGTAGCAGTCAATGGTAATGCGCCATATAAGGCAGTATTATCACAAGGATTTGTCCTAGATGGTAAAGGCTTGAAGATGTCTAAATCTCTTGGTAATACGATTTTACCAAGTGATGTTGAAAAACAATTTGGTGCAGAAATTTTGCGTTTGTGGGTGACTTCAGTTGATACGTCAAATGATGTCCGTGTATCAATGGAAATTCTTGGACAAGTTTCTGAAACTTACAGGAAAATTCGTAACACACTCCGTTTCTTGATTGCTAATACCTCTGATTTCAATCCAGCAAGCGATGCGGTAGCTTATGACGAGCTTCGTTCAGTTGACCAATACCTCTTGGTGAAATTCAACAAACTGGTTGCACAAATCCGTGATGCCTACGATAGCTATGATTTCATGGCCATCTACAAGTCTGTGGTAAACTTTGTCACGCTTGACTTGTCAGCCTTCTACTTGGATTTTGCTAAGGACGTGGTCTACATTGATGGTGCGAAATCCTTGTCTCGCCGTCAGATGCAAACTGTTTTCTATGACATCTTGGTGAAAATTACCAAGCTCTTGACCCCAATCTTGCCACATACCGCAGAAGAAATCTGGTCATATTTGGAATACGAACCAGAAGAATTTGTACAATTGGCGGAAATGCCAGAGGTGGAAACCTTTGCGAATGATGCGCAGTTGTTGGCTGACTGGGAGAAGGTTATGGTCTTCCGTACTCAGGCACAAAAAGCCTTGGAAGAAGCGCGTAATGCAAAAGTGATTGGTAAGTCACTTGAAGCGCATTTGACAGCCTATGTCTCAGCTGAAACCAAGTCATTCTTGGAAGGCTTAAATGCTGACCTTGCTCAACTTTTGATTGTATCTGATTTGACAGTTACCACCGAAGCTGCTCCTGCATCAGCGGTAGAAGTTGATGATCTTGCCTTTACTGTTGCTCGTGCAACTGGTGAAGTTTGTGATCGTTGCCGTCGCATTGATACTAGTGTTGTAGAGCGTAGCTATGGTGCAACAATCTGTGACCACTGTGCAAGCGTAGTGGAAGAAAACTTTGCGGAAGCAGTAGCTCAAGGTTTTGAAGCGTAA
- a CDS encoding GNAT family N-acetyltransferase, whose translation MIRLELVNKDNFDQVLDLEVAPKDQRRVASVEYSLAQAWLYRDSEDLFPYAVKSGQLTVGFLLLSYQPMENSYYIWRLLIDQKYQNQSFGKEVIRQVLQRARDDQQCHKVTVNYVIGNHKMRYILEKFGFQPVGLDGQEMKMELIVK comes from the coding sequence ATGATACGATTAGAACTGGTAAACAAAGATAATTTTGATCAGGTGCTAGATCTTGAAGTAGCACCTAAAGATCAGCGCCGAGTGGCGTCAGTTGAATATTCATTAGCTCAGGCATGGCTGTATCGAGATAGTGAAGACCTATTTCCATATGCTGTTAAATCTGGACAGCTAACAGTGGGATTTCTCTTGTTGTCCTATCAGCCTATGGAAAACAGTTATTATATCTGGCGCTTGCTCATTGATCAGAAGTATCAAAATCAGAGCTTTGGCAAGGAGGTCATTCGGCAAGTGTTACAACGAGCTAGGGATGATCAGCAGTGCCATAAGGTTACCGTAAATTATGTAATCGGTAATCATAAAATGCGGTACATCTTAGAAAAATTTGGCTTTCAGCCAGTCGGTTTAGATGGTCAAGAAATGAAAATGGAATTAATTGTTAAATAA
- a CDS encoding DivIVA domain-containing protein yields the protein MVLTALELKDKTFGTKFRGYDADEVDDFLDIVTRDYEELVRKNHEQELELKSLRERLAYFDEMKESLSKSVLLAQDTAEKVKKAADEQAANIIKQADYDVATLLHEAKDKANEILRISTDSAKKVAVETEELKNKTRVFHQRLKSTIESQLSLVNSPEWEDILRPTASYIQTSDEAFREVLVKVLDEEAPVEEKDLDYTLQLSEEEIAELTRQATAFEENETIALSIDEK from the coding sequence ATGGTACTAACAGCACTAGAATTAAAAGATAAAACCTTCGGAACAAAATTCCGTGGTTATGATGCAGATGAAGTTGATGACTTTTTAGATATTGTAACGCGTGATTATGAAGAGTTAGTTCGTAAAAATCACGAACAAGAGCTGGAATTGAAGAGTTTGCGTGAGCGATTGGCTTATTTTGATGAAATGAAAGAATCGTTAAGCAAATCCGTTCTATTGGCTCAAGATACTGCTGAAAAAGTGAAAAAAGCTGCGGATGAGCAAGCAGCAAATATCATTAAACAAGCAGATTATGATGTGGCAACCTTATTGCATGAAGCGAAAGATAAGGCAAATGAAATTCTTCGTATCTCGACTGATAGTGCTAAAAAAGTAGCGGTTGAAACAGAAGAGTTGAAGAATAAAACACGTGTGTTCCATCAGCGCTTGAAATCAACAATCGAAAGTCAGTTGTCATTGGTAAACTCACCTGAGTGGGAGGATATTTTACGACCAACTGCATCTTACATCCAAACAAGCGATGAAGCCTTTAGAGAAGTATTGGTAAAAGTGCTTGATGAAGAAGCACCTGTGGAAGAGAAAGACTTGGATTATACCTTACAACTTTCTGAAGAAGAAATTGCAGAATTGACACGTCAAGCAACAGCATTTGAAGAAAATGAAACAATTGCCTTGTCAATTGATGAAAAATAA
- a CDS encoding RNA-binding protein, with amino-acid sequence MKNDKQIMQHFAKEEREFVEKIMDMCQQVEDTYSYRLTHFLHPRQDDIVSKIAHYYQLQTFSSRDFLPTEHSRVIIAPSYYEIDTQDFRLTALDLSFSRKFHTLSHSQVLGTFLNQLGIKREYLGDIIVNEEQLLVFLDEKFGQIAQQSITKIARVPVKVREISWLSVQLLNQQDWRSKDVLVSSLRLDKLVAVAFNLSRSTANKLIEAGHVKLDYLQSDQPSRTVEIGQLISVRKHGRIRLNEFLGFSKQGKIKLKIDIVKT; translated from the coding sequence ATGAAAAATGATAAACAAATAATGCAACATTTTGCCAAGGAAGAAAGGGAATTCGTTGAGAAAATAATGGATATGTGTCAGCAAGTTGAAGATACATATTCCTATAGATTAACGCACTTTCTACATCCCCGACAAGATGATATTGTATCTAAAATTGCGCATTATTATCAATTACAAACTTTTTCAAGTCGTGACTTCTTGCCAACTGAACATTCGAGAGTCATTATTGCTCCAAGTTACTATGAAATAGATACTCAGGATTTTAGGCTAACAGCTCTTGATTTATCTTTTTCAAGAAAGTTTCATACTCTTTCTCATTCTCAAGTATTAGGAACTTTTCTAAATCAATTGGGGATTAAAAGAGAATACTTGGGTGATATCATTGTCAATGAAGAACAGCTTTTGGTGTTTTTAGATGAAAAGTTTGGACAGATTGCTCAACAGTCTATCACCAAAATTGCTCGTGTTCCTGTCAAGGTACGAGAAATTTCATGGCTGTCAGTTCAATTATTGAACCAACAGGACTGGCGTTCAAAAGATGTTCTTGTTTCCAGTTTGAGACTGGATAAGTTGGTTGCGGTTGCTTTTAATCTTTCACGCTCTACTGCGAATAAGTTGATAGAAGCAGGGCATGTAAAGTTGGATTATCTCCAATCCGATCAACCAAGTCGGACAGTTGAAATTGGGCAATTGATTAGTGTGAGAAAACACGGTAGAATTCGATTAAACGAGTTTTTAGGTTTTTCTAAGCAAGGAAAGATAAAATTAAAGATAGACATAGTAAAAACTTAG
- a CDS encoding YggT family protein encodes MQFLIFLILKIVEIYSYFLLAYALLSWFPNLYATPLGRLIQWAVAPILKPFRRLNLQFMGLDWTVMVAMIALNIGTRILIRILLLLA; translated from the coding sequence ATGCAATTTTTGATTTTTCTTATTTTAAAAATTGTAGAAATTTATTCGTATTTTTTATTGGCATATGCATTATTGAGCTGGTTTCCCAATCTCTATGCGACTCCATTGGGGCGTTTGATTCAGTGGGCTGTGGCACCTATATTAAAGCCGTTTAGACGGCTCAATCTACAGTTCATGGGCTTGGATTGGACAGTTATGGTTGCAATGATTGCACTCAACATTGGAACTCGTATACTGATTCGCATCCTGCTTTTGCTAGCTTAA
- a CDS encoding DUF552 domain-containing protein: MGIKDTFKNLVNYFEVEDANEVDEQYQANSTGNKRPAMHAATIKPISRPVERPSRGESRGDVNSGSESRLQRLHDRQQELMSHSEQGNLKSTIDIKFPKRYEDAPEMVNLLLDNASILIDFQYMSEQQARRCLDYLDGARSVLSGNLKKVSNTMWLLTPVNVTVHIEELRNTNVGANQDSQFDFDMKR, encoded by the coding sequence ATGGGAATTAAAGATACATTTAAAAATTTAGTTAACTATTTTGAAGTAGAAGATGCAAACGAGGTTGATGAACAGTACCAAGCAAATTCTACTGGTAATAAACGACCAGCAATGCATGCTGCTACAATAAAACCGATCAGCAGACCTGTTGAAAGACCAAGTCGTGGCGAATCACGAGGGGATGTAAACAGTGGATCGGAGTCGCGGTTGCAACGCTTACATGATCGTCAGCAAGAATTAATGTCTCATAGCGAACAAGGTAATTTGAAATCAACAATTGATATTAAGTTTCCAAAACGTTATGAAGATGCACCAGAAATGGTTAATCTCTTGTTGGATAATGCAAGTATTTTAATTGATTTCCAATACATGTCTGAACAACAGGCACGCCGTTGTTTGGATTATTTGGATGGGGCACGATCAGTTCTTTCTGGAAATTTAAAGAAAGTTTCAAATACAATGTGGCTGTTAACCCCTGTAAATGTAACGGTGCATATTGAGGAACTCCGTAACACAAATGTCGGTGCGAATCAAGATTCACAATTTGATTTTGATATGAAGAGGTAA
- a CDS encoding YggS family pyridoxal phosphate-dependent enzyme yields MNLQKNRDDVFATVEHAEKNAHRPSQSVNVIAVTKYVDSSIVRELIKTGIHHIGENRVDKFLDKYHALSDQELTWHLIGTLQRRKVKDVINYVDYFHALDSVKLAEEINKRAEKPIKCFLQLNISGEQSKHGFSIDELEEIIPQLIPFEKVEVVGLMTMAPFDADSEELNEIFSKMNEIHKTLSARNIPHMPFTELSMGMSGDYVQAIQHGATFVRVGSAFFTE; encoded by the coding sequence ATGAATCTACAAAAAAATAGAGATGATGTGTTTGCTACTGTTGAACATGCAGAGAAAAATGCACATCGGCCTAGTCAATCAGTGAATGTCATAGCTGTCACAAAATATGTTGACAGCTCTATTGTTAGAGAATTGATTAAAACAGGTATTCATCATATTGGTGAAAATCGTGTTGATAAATTTTTAGACAAGTATCATGCCTTATCTGATCAAGAATTGACTTGGCATCTGATTGGTACACTTCAAAGAAGAAAAGTGAAAGATGTGATCAATTATGTCGATTACTTTCATGCTTTGGATTCAGTCAAATTAGCTGAGGAGATCAATAAACGTGCAGAAAAACCGATTAAATGCTTCTTACAATTGAATATTTCAGGTGAGCAAAGTAAGCATGGCTTCTCTATTGATGAATTAGAGGAGATTATTCCTCAATTGATCCCTTTTGAGAAAGTGGAAGTTGTTGGTTTGATGACAATGGCACCTTTTGATGCTGATTCAGAAGAATTAAACGAAATTTTCTCAAAAATGAATGAGATACATAAAACACTTTCAGCAAGAAACATACCGCATATGCCATTTACTGAATTAAGTATGGGAATGAGCGGTGACTATGTACAGGCAATACAACATGGGGCAACCTTTGTCCGTGTAGGCTCTGCATTTTTTACTGAATAG